The DNA segment TAGCGAGAACTTCTGACCGTGTGGTGTCCCTTGCGAGGTATGGTGACTCGATCGAAACCGATGTCTCGTATCGGGCAATTGCGGATCATGCCCGTGCGATATGCTTCCTGATCGCAGACGGTCTCATTCCGGGGAACACCGATCGCGAGTACGTTCTGAGACGGCTAATTCGCCGCGCTGCACGCCACGGACGACGCATTGGGTTCGACGATAGCTTTCTGTTTGACGTTTGCCGGGCGGTTATCGCCGCGATGGGTTCGGCGTATCCCGAGCTCGATCAAAAGAAACACAAAATCATCAACGAGGTACACATAGAGGAAGAACGTTTTGGGAAAACCCTGAACATTGGGCTTTCCTTGTTAGGCGACGCGATCAAGCAACTGCGTCTTCGAGGAAAAAGCATTCTGCCCGCCGACTCTGCTTTCAAACTCTATGACACGTACGGCTTCCCGCTCGATCTGACGCAGGACGTTCTACGCGAAGACGGATTTACCGTGGACGTCGCGGGCTTCGATAGCCTGATGGAGCAGCAGAAGAAGCGCGGACGCGCGGCGCGCAAGGACGACGCTATCGCACCCGAAATCAGCCTCGGCGCGCACGTATCGTCGCGCTTCGTCGGTCACCACAACTACCAGGCCGAGTCGGAAGTGCTCGCCACCGGTGGCAAAACCGGCGAGCAGGTCGCCGTCGTCGTCGCGGAGACGCCCTTCTACCCCGAGGGCGGCGGCCAGGTCGGCGATCGCGGCGTGATCGAAACTGAAGCAGGCGCGATTCTCGAAGTGTCCGATACGCGGAAGTCCGACGGCTCGATCGTGCATCTCGGACGAATCATTCGCGGCGACGCCGCCGACTTCGGGCGCGGCGCGCGGGTCAAGCTGACGGTCGATCGGCTGCGGCGCGACGCCACGATGCTGAATCATTCGGCGACGCATATTCTGCACTACGCACTCCGCGAGGCGCTGGGCAATCAGGTGCATCAAGCGGGATCGCTGGTGGCGCCGGATCGGTTGCGCTTCGATTTTGCGCATCAGGGAGCAATCAAGGACGACGCGCTCGAATCGATCGAGGAAGAAATCAACGCGCGCATCCGCGAAAACGCGGAAGTCACCACCGAGGAGATGGCGCACGACGACGCGTTGAAAGCCGGCGCGCTCGCATTCTTCGGCGACAAGTACGGCGACCGCGTGCGCGTGGTCAGGATGGGCGATTTCTCCGTCGAGCTATGCGGCGGCACGCACGTCTCGCGCACCGGCGACATCGGATTTTTCAAGCTCGAGAGCGAATCGGGCGTAGCGGCGGGCGTGCGCCGAATCGAGGCCGTCACCGGCCGGGGCGCGCTCGAGACCGTTCGCAAACGCGAGAAGATTCTCGAGGAGATCGGCGCGCACTTGGGCGCGCGCGATTCCGCCGCGGTCGATCGCCTGGAAAAATTGCTCGCGCGTGAAAAAGAGCTCGAGAAAAAACTCCGCGCGATGGAACAAAAGCTGGCTGGCGGCGCGGCGGGCGCTGCCACCGACGAGGATGTCCGCGAGATCGCGGGCGTCAAGCTGGTCATCCGCAAGCTCGACGGAGTCGAGCCCCGCGCGATGCGCGAAATTGCCGATCGGATGCGTCAAAAGCACGGCTCGGCTGTGGTCGCGCTCGGCTCGATTCACGGCGAGGGAAAAGTCGCGCTGCTGGTCGCGGTGACGCCGGATCTGATCGATAAAATCAAAGCGGGCGACATCATCAAAGCGATCGCGCCGATCGTTGGCGGTACCGGCGGCGGACGTCCTGACCTCGCGCAGGCCGGCGGCAAGGACGCAAGCAAGCTCGACGATGCGCTCGCGAAAGTCGCTTCGATGATCAAGCCGCAGTAGCCGTCCCGTCCGTCATCTTGAGCGGAGGCCGCCGGAGTCGAAAGATCTCGTCTTATGCTTCGCCCGTTATTCAATGAAAAATTCGCGAACCCACTTTCACATCACCGCTGAATTGGACTACGATTATGTAGCCGGCGTACGCAGGATCGGCTGGCGTTAGCGACGAAAGCAGCACTTCCAGAGGCCCCGGCGATTTCCCAGTTAGCTAGCGAAGACTCGCTCGAACTTCATTTCGACGATCCCCGCCTGTTCACCGATCTACTCGGCCAACATGACGCGCACGTGCGTACGGTCGAGAATGCGCTCGGCGTCCGCATCGGCGTGGCGGGGACCGCGCTCAAAATTTCGGGAGCGCACGCCGAGCAGGCGCTGGCCGGCAAGGTGATCAGCGAACTCTACGATTTGCTCAAGCGCGGCTATCAGGTTTTTCCGAGCGACGTCGAATACGCGATTCGTATCATCCGCAGCGATCGCAACGCCGAGCTGAGAGATATCTTTCTCGACACCGTCTACGTGTCAGCGAACAAACGCGTCATCTCGCCGAAGAGCACCAATCAGAAACTCTATATCGACGCGATACGGGGCCACGATATCGTGTTCGGAATCGGCCCCGCGGGCACCGGCAAGACCTATCTCGCGATGGCGATGGCGCTCGCGTCGCTCATGAAAAACCAGGTCACGCGGATGGTGCTATGCCGCCCCGCGGTCGAGGCCGGCGAGAAGCTCGGCTTTCTGCCAGGCGATCTCGCCGAGAAAGTCAATCCCTATCTCAGGCCGCTCTACGACGCGCTGCACGACATGGTGGATTTCGACCGCGCGCGCCGGATGCTCGAGCGCGGCACCATCGAAGTCGCGCCGCTCGCCTTCATGCGCGGCCGCACGCTCAACGACTCGTTCATCATTCTCGACGAAGCGCAGAACACCACCTCGGAACAGATGAAGATGTTTCTCACGCGGCTCGGTTACAACTCGAAAGCCGTCATCACCGGCGACGTCACGCAGATCGATTTGCCGAGCGGCAAACTGTCGGGGCTGAAGGAAGCGAGTATCGTGCTGGGCAACACGGCGGGAATCAAATTCATCCGCTTCAACGATCGCGACGTGGTGCGCCATCGCCTGGTGCAATCGATCATCAAGGCCTACGAGTCTTTCAGCGACGACGCGCTTCCCCCGCCGCCGCCATCCGACGGCAATCATCGAGACTGACCGCGTGGCGGTGGAGTTCCGATCCGCGACGGCGCGCGCGCGCGGCTATGCTCGCGCTCTTCGCACGGACGCCGAACTTCTGATGCGCGCGGCCGGCGTGCCCGATTGCGAACTCTCCGTGATGCTCGTATCGGACCGCGCGATCCGCGCGCTTAATCGCAATTACCGCCATCTCGATCTGCCCGCCGACGTGCTCTCATTTTCGCAACTCGAAGAGGTCGATGTGCCGCCACCCGATCCTCGCGCGCTGATCAATCGGCGCGGATTGCCGCTCGGCGACGTCGTCATCTCGATCGATACCGCGGCTCGGCAAGCGCGCGAACTCAGCATCGATATTCCATCGCGGCTGCGTGCACTTTTGATTCACGGCTTTCTGCATCTGATCGGATACGATCACGAGCGCTCGCCGGCCGAGGCGCGGCGGATGTTCGCGCGAGCGCGCGCGCTCGAATCCAGGATCGCGCCGCCGAAAGAAATCTCCAGACCGCGAACGAAAACTCGCGCTCGCAAGGCCGCATCCGGCCGCGTCATCGCACGATGAAACGCGTGAGCGTGAAGATTCCCGCGGCGGCGATGCTCACGCATTTTACCCGCGCCTCGAAGACCGCGTCGGCACTCGACAATCTGATCGCGATCTTGAAGTGCGGCACGATTCGCGGCGGCCGCCGGATGGTCGGCGGAGGACGCGCCGCAGTATGCCTCTTCGACGTCCCGATCGCCGAATTGGGCGCGCTGCTTGATCGCCGAAATCGCCGCCGCTATGAACCTTTCGGCATCGCGATCGACAAACGCTATGCTTTCAAAACGGGCGCGCGGCCGGTGATTTACCTGCCGGCAATCGAGGCGCGGCAAATTCTGGATGAAGAGGAGCGCTGGCGCGTCGTGACGATCGATTTGAATGGCGCGCCGCCGATCGACTGGACCTTCGAGCGCGAATGGCGCCTTGCGGGCGACCTCGTGTTCGAGCCGAACGAAGCGGCGGCGCTGGTGGAGAGCTGGAAGGACGTAGATGAAATTTTCGATCGCTTCGACGGACGGCCGCCGTGCGCCGGCGTAATTCCGATCGGCGAAATCTTCGCGCCGCGCAACGCATGATCTCGTCGAACAACCTCACGCGCGCGGGGCTGCTGATCGCGAGCGGCCTCGCGGTCGGACTTGCCTTCCCGAAATTCGACCTGAGCCTGCTCGCCTGGATTGGCTTCGTGCCGATGTTCTACGCGCTCGAGGGCGAGACCCTGCGCCGCGTGTTCTGGTGGGCGTTTCTGCAGGGCTTCGCCGCCAACCTCGTGGGGCTTTACTGGATTCCGATTCCGATTCACGACTTCGCTGACGTTCACCTCGCGTTCGCGATCCTGCCGATGTTCCTGCTCGCGGGCATCGTCGCGCTTTTCACCGCGCTCGCGATCTGGAGCGGCGAATTCGTCGCGCGCCGCGCGCGCATTCCTATCGTCGTCACGATGCCGCTCGCGTGGACCGCCGTCGAATGGATTCGCACCTATTATCCCATCGGCTTTCCGTGGAACCTGCTCGGCTACACCGCCTATCGCAATCTCGAATTGATCCAATTCGCCGAATTCACCGGCGTTTACGGCATCTCTGCGCTGATCGTGTTTTTCAACGCGGTCGTGTACACCGTGATTTTTCGCCGCGGCAGTAATCGCCTGCTGATCGCGAGCCTCGCCGCGCTGACCTCGCTGATGCTGATCCTGTTCGGCTTCGGCGCGTGGCGAATCGCCAACCTCAAGACCATCGCACCCGAAGGCAGTTTCAGGGTTGCGATGGTGCAAGGCAACATCCCGCAATCGCTAAAGTGGAATCCCGAATTCCTGCCGCATAGCTACAAGGTCTATCAGGATGAAAGCGTCGCGGCGGCCCGGCGCGGCGCCGATTTGATCGTATGGCCGGAAGCGGCGGCGGCCTTCCTCTTCCAGCCCGACGATCGATACCCCGCCGATTGGGCCGAGGACGCCGCGTACCGAACCGCGCTGCTTACGATGGCGCAGCGCATCGGCGATCCGATTCTCTTCGGCGCGCCTGCGATGGCGCATAGCGACGGCCGCCCGGGATTCTACAATCGCGCGTACCTCGTCTCCGCCAGGGGCGAGGTTACCAGCCACTACGACAAGATGCAGTTGGTGCCGTTCGGCGAATACGTGCCCGCCCGCGCGCTGCTTGGATCTTTTGTGAATCGCATCGTCGAGGGCTTCGGCGATTTGATCCCCGGCGATCGGCAGACGCTCTTTTCCGTGAAGGGCGCGACGCTCGGCATCCTGATTTGCTACGAGAGCATCTTTCCCGACTTCACGCGGCGCGAGGTCGCGGACGGCGCCACCGTGCTCATCAATATCACCAACGACGCGTGGTATGGGCAAAGCTCCGCGCCGTATCAGGCGCTCGCGATGGCCGCGATGCGTTCGGTCGAGACCAAGGTGCCGATGGTGCGCGTCGCGAATACCGGCATCAGCACGATCATCGAGCCGTCGGGGGAAATCACGCATCGCACGCCGCTATTCAAGCGCGGCACTGAGATCGAAACCGTCAGGTGGCGCCGCGTGCAAACCGCGTACACTCGCGTGGGCGATTTGTTTTCCGAGATTTGCTTCGTGCTGATGGCGATAGGATTGATATTCGCATGGCGATGGCCGCGCGAGGCGCTTCCTATCACCGTCATCGCGTCGCCCGCGCTGCACAGCAACGGCCGCGGCTAAAGACTCTACTCACCAATGATAGGTACGTTGCAGCAGGCTGGCCTTTGCGACCAGCCTGCCAGAGTTATCCTCGCGCGCTATAGCTGCGGGATCTGACTAATGATTGAAAGCCGCCTGCACCTCGCGCCCGCGATGCTCCGCGACAATCGTCTGCTCCAGCTTCGCGAGTCGCTGCTCGAGCGTAATGCGCGTCGCCGATTCCCGCTCGCGGGCTGCTTCCAGCCGGGCAACCCGATGCTCGGTTGAAGCCGTCTGTGATGCTATTTCCGCGGCCAGCCGAGCTATCCGCTCAGCCTGTTGCTGGTTCAGGGTAGCTTGCTTCTTCAGTTCGTTCAGTAGCATCGAGGTGAGCATCGAGTAACGTACCGACTCGACCTTGCCATCCGAACCATGAACTACTAACTCGGGATAGACCTGATCGACTTCCTCCGCGACGAGGCCATATTGCTTGGTTGCTTGCGGGTCGTCTTTGTAGCGGAATGTCACCGGATGGAGCTTCATAAGGCCGTCGGTCGAGTTATCCATGCTATGGATGTCGCGCTTGTAGCGCGCCGACGACACTACGACACCTAGCCGCCCGCTGCCATTGACTACCACGTCGCTACCCGATACCGCGCTGCCGGTGATGCCCGCGATGTAAGTCGCCGTCTGTTTGCCCGCCGTGCCGATGCGAATGGTGCCGGTGTCGGTCGAAACGCCCAGGTTGGCGACCTCGATATTGTCTTTACCAGTGGTTAGGTTAAAGCCAGCCTGAAACCCAAGCGCGGTATTCGATGGGCCGGTCGTGTTCTTGTATAGCGCTTGCAGTCCAGCCGCCGTGTTATAGCTGCCGCTCGTGTTGCTGTACAGAGCTTGCGCTCCATTGACGGTGTTCTGGATGCCGGTGGTATTGCTGAAAAGAGCACTCGCTCCCTGGGCGCTATTGTTCCTACCCGTGGTGTTGTTCCTAAGAGCGGACATCCCGGCGGCGGTATTGTCATTGCCCGTCGTGTTCTGATCGAGGGCGTTGTATCCAATGGCCGTGTTGTTGTAGCCGTTAGTGTTGCCGAACAGAGCAAACTCTCCGACCGCGACGTTGCGGAAACCAGCGATGTTGTGGTACAGGGCGTCCACGCCATCGGCAGCATTACTGTAGCCCGTGGTGTTGAAAGCGAGGGCGCCCACTCCATCAGCGGTATTGTCATGGCCAGTGGTGTTGGAGTAAAGGGCTTGCAATCCGGTGGCGGTATTGTAGCTGCCAGTGGTGTTACTGAAGAGTGAGTCCCATCCGGTGGCGGTATTGTAGCTGCCGCTGGTGTTGCTCAGGAGTGAGTTTGCTCCGGTCGCAGTATTGTCATTGCCGATGGTGTTGTGCCACAGCGCTTGCACTCCAGTGGCAGTATTTTCCTGGCCCGTGGTGTTGAGCTCCAAGGAGTAGTATCCGGTGGCGGTGTTGTAGTAGCCGCCGGTGTTGGAAAAGAGCGCCCTATCCCCGTCGGCAGTATTGTAGTAACCGCTCGAGTTACTGTAGAGAGCATTCACTCCTGTCGCGGTATTGTAATAGCCGGTGGTGTCGTTCAACAGCGCTTGCGCTCCCACGGCCGTATTCTCCCAACCCGAGCTGTGGGTGGAGAATGCATAGTACCCGAGCCCGGTATTGTAGCCGCCAGTGTTGCCCCCAATGAACGCGCCGTCCCCGAGGCCGGTGTTGGTTCCGCCGGATGCGCTGGTCGCGAGCGATAGCGCGAAAACCAAAACCGCCGAGATCGAAAAGAGAAGATTCGTCGCCGTCTTTTTCATGGACCCACCCTCGCGAAGGTCGTTGAAACCGCACCATCGAGAGCTTGAGCCCACACTGCGATCGCTGCGAACGCTATGAGAGAACTCTCCTGCCCGATGATGGCGCAAGGGTGAGCCATCGCGCAACCGCTTGAGATGAGCAAGGCGTCTGACCTGAAGTGGGCGCTCGCATTCCGCAATTCAAGCTCGCCTGGTCACCCTCCTTATTGCGGTAGCCTTTGCAAAGGAGCATCGTACTCGACTGTACGCATTATGCTGGCCGGCAAAATTGACCTAGATCCAATTCAGGTAGCGCGCCGTCCGAAGGGGCTGCTTGCGCCGAACCGTCCAGGCGTGGCCGCAATCCTGTTGCTTGCTTCTCTGTTAGCTGCCGGATGCGCTGATAACAGCGAAACCAAGGCGATGGCCAGCCGATGCCAAAGCGACGATCGCGCCGCCTGCGCCAAGCTCGACGACCAACGCCAGGTCCGCGACCAGGCCGACTACCAGGTTGAACCCGCGCTCGGGTACCTCACTCTGCCGCCAGGAATCTTTCTGCCGATGCCGGTAGCTGCGCACGCACACGCCGATCCATCTATGTAGACCGCGCGCCATGTAGCGCTGGGATAGCGGCATAGGCGCAAACCAAAAAAAGGGGCCGCCGGAAATTCCAGCGGCCCTTACGCATTGAACCAAAATCGACTTAGCCGAGCAGCGACTTAGCCACGGTCTCGCGATGCACCGGTGCGTTGCCGAAATTCGCTTCTCCAGCCAGCGCGCGCCGATGATACAGATGCATATCGTGCTCCCACGTGAAGCCGATTCCGCCGTGCACCTGGATTGCCTCCGACGTGACGTTCTTCGCCATGTCCGACGCGTATGCTTTCGCCATCGGCACCGCCGTCGCGGCCTCCTCGCCTTTCGTATCGACCGTCCAGCACGCGTAGTAGGTCAGCGAGCGCGCGTTCTCGACCGCAACCATCATATCGACGCACTTATGCTTGACCGCCTGGAACGATCCGATCGGCTTGCCGAATTGCACGCGCGTCTTCGCGTACTCGACCGACATGTCGAGCGCCTTCTGCGCGGTCCCGACCATCTCCGCCGAGAGGCCCGCGGTCGCGATATCGAGCGTGCGGCGCAGAATCGGCCATCCCTCGCCTTCCTTGCCGATCAGTTCCGAGGTTTTCGCGTTGTCGAATTTCACATGGCAGAGCCGCCGCGTCATATCGACGGTCTTGAGCTGCGTGATCGTCACGCCCGGCGAATTGGTCGCCAGCGCAACCAGCGTGATGCCTTTTTCGCCGCTGCCACCGGTGCGGACCGCCACCGCCATCCCGTTGGCGACGTGCGCGTCCGGCACGAAGAACTTCTCGCCGCTCAGCGTGTACTCGTTGCCGCTCTTGGTGGCCTTCATCTGGATTCCGTCCGCGTCGAATCGGCCCGATGCTTCCGCAATCGCGACCGTCCCGATAAACTCACCCTTGGCCATCCGCGTCAGGATGTTCTTTTTCTGCTCCTCGGAGCCGCCCTCGATCACCAGTGGCGCCGCGAGCAGCGCGGTCGTGAAGAGCGGTCCCGGCACCAGCGCCTTGCCCGCCTCTTCGACGACAACCGTCATGTCGAGAAAGTTGCCGCCCTGGCCGCCGTACTCTTCGGGGATCAAAAGTCCCGGCCATCCCAGATCGACCAGTTTCTTCCAGAAACCGGCGTCGTGCGCGGTGGCATCCGCCATCATCTGGCGAACAAACTTGGTCGGGCAATTGTCGGCCAGAAAGCGCTTGGCCGCATCCCGCAGCATCTCTTGTTCTTCTGAAAACCCGAAATCCAACTTGATTGAACCTCCGTTGCTTCGATGGGGGAATCCGGCGCCAGACCGCGCTCGGATCCATGATTCAGCTACCATTAACGCTTTCGCGCGCGCAAGCGCGCCACGGCCGTCGATCGCGGTTTGGTCCTGCTTGATTCGTTTGTGCAAGATTCGCGAGAGTAAGCGGCTACGCTTGAAAGATGCGCGATCCCAAGCGCGGAGTTTACGATGGAACATAAGGATCTGGTTCGCGAGGAGTTCACCCGCCAAGCCCCCGGTTACGCCGACGCGCCGGTGATCAAGGATCCGCTTCATCTGCAAAAACTGCTCGACCAGGTCAAGCCGGATGCCGCCGCGCGCGTGCTCGAAATCGCCACCGGACCCGGCCACGTCGCACTCGCGTTCGCGCGCGTGTGCCGCGAGGTCATCGGCGTCGATTTGACCGAGGCGCCGCTCAAGATTGCCGAGCGGATGCGCGCCGAACGCGGCCTCGCGAACGCCCGCTTCATGCAGGGCGACGTTGAAGCGCGCCTGCCGTTTGCCGACGGCGAGTTCGACGTCGTGATTTGCCGCTTCGCGGTCCATCACTTCGAGCATCCCGAAAAAGTGATCGCCGAGATGAGCCGGCTATGCCGCGTCGGCGGCGCCGTCGCGATCGAGGATCTGATTTCGAGCGAGCATCCCGAGCGCGCGGACTATTACAATCGCTACGAGCGACTGCGCGATTCGTCGCATACGCGGGCGCTGCCCCTCAGCGAGTTGGTGCGCACGATAGCATCGGTCGGACTCGAGCTCGTGCGCTTCGGCTCCGACGGTTTGATGAATCCGGTCGAGCGATGGCTCGACGCGGGCTTCACGCCGGCCGACAAGCGCGCCGAGGCGCTCGCAATGATCGAGCGCGACCTCGCCGAAGATTTGACCGGGGCGAATCCGCGCCGCGTCGATGGCGAGCTGTTTTTCACGCATCGCACCGCGATCGTCGTCGCGCGCAAGCTGAAGCCCCGCGGGTAGGAGAGAAGCTTCGGAGTGCGAAACCCACCCGGGTTTCGCGCTTCCCTGGGCGACGAGTCGCCGGCTAAGCGGTTGAATCGCGATCAGCAGATGCGCGCTACGCGCTGCCAGTAATTGGAAAAAAAGAGGCGGCTGAATCACAGCCGCCTCCGAGAAAGCACCGGCGCTCGACAGTAGATGAGCTGAAAAACTACTTCGATTCCTTCATCGCGGCGACCAAAATTGCGGCCAGCTCGGGACGCGTAAATTCCGGCGGCGGCGGCTGGCCCGCGCGCAGCATTTCGCGCACCTTGGTGCCCGACAGGATCAAGCGGTCTTCCTCGGTATGCGGGCAGGTCTTGAACGACGCCATCCCGTTGCATCGCTTGCAGTAGAAGGTGTTTTCGAACATCAGCGGCGTGATGCCGATTTCTTCCGGCTTGAAGCGATCGAAAATCTTCTGCGCGTCGTAGCTGCCGTAGTAACTGCCGACGCCGGCGTGATCGCGGCCGACGATGAAGTGGGTGCATCCGTAGTTGCGCCGCACGATCGCGTGCAAGATCGCTTCGCGCGGACCGCCGTAGCGCATGTGCGCCGGAAACACGCCGAGCATCGCGCGGTCCTTCGGATAGTAATGATCGAGCAGCACCTTGTAGGTTTCCATCCGGACCGCGGCCGGCACGTCGTCGCCCTTGGTCTCGCCGACCAGCGGATGAATCATGATGCCGTCGCAAATTTCGAGCGCGGCCTTCTGGATATACTCGTGCGCGCGATGAGTCGGGTTGCGGGTCTGGAAGGCGACGATTTTGCGCCATCCGCGCTTGCGGAACTCGGCTCGGGTCTGGCGCGGCTCACGCGGATATTCGAGGAACGTGCGGCCGGGAATTTCGTCGATCAGCGTGATGCATCCGGCGAGGCAATAGGGCGGCATCGAGGTGACGTTCTTGGCGCCGGGGTGCGCATCCTCGTCGGTGCCGAACACGGCTTTGGCTTCGGCGCGGCGATCGACCTGGTAGATTTCCGCGAGCTGCATGATCGCGAGGCGCTTGCCGTCTTCGGTCGCGAGTGCGATGTCGCTGCCGATTTTGAGCGAGCGCGCCGTGGCTTCATCGACGGCGAGCGTGATCGGAATCGACCACGGTATTCCCGAGGCGAGACGCATCTCGTCGCGGCTCCGCTTGTAATCCGCCTCGCCCATGAAGCCGGTGAGCGGCGAGAACGCGCCGGACGCGAGCATCTCGAGATCGGCGAGGTCGCGCGCGTTGAGCGTGACGACCGGCAGCGTCGCGGCGCGCGCGCGCAGACTGGCTTGCTCGGAGGCGGTCGCTTTCAGATCGACCAGTTCGCCGCCGCCGTGCGCCGTGATTGGATCTTCATGCACGCTCATCGGCGTGCTCCTTTGTTGATGTAGTTCAGCTCTTCGAGGCGCGCGATCAATTTCCCGAGGCTCTCCGCGACGCTTTCGATGCTGCTATCGACAACCAGTTCGGGGGTGTGCGGTTCCTCGTACGGGTCGGAAACGCCGGTGAAGGATTTGATTTCGCCGGCGAGGGCTTTTTTGTAGAGGCCTTTGACGTCGCGCTCGACGAGTTTGTCGATGGTGCAGCGGACGAAGACTTCGACGAAGCGATCGTGGAGGCGGCGGACTTCGTCGCGGACTTCGCGGTAGGGGGAAATGGCGGCGGAGATCACGATCACGCCGTTGCGCGCAAGCAGATGGCTCACGTAGCCGATGCGGCGAATATTGATGTCGCGATCTTCCTTCGAAAAACCGAGTCCCTTGGAGAGATTGGTGCGGACTTCGTCGCCGTCGAGGATTTCGACGCGATGG comes from the Candidatus Binatus sp. genome and includes:
- a CDS encoding acyl-CoA dehydrogenase family protein, with translation MKRILDHRRVGVTGGLAGELLANQILMFHRKLRAWDRASFKRSRLLSRILHKRIKQDQTAIDGRGALARAKALMVAESWIRARSGAGFPHRSNGGSIKLDFGFSEEQEMLRDAAKRFLADNCPTKFVRQMMADATAHDAGFWKKLVDLGWPGLLIPEEYGGQGGNFLDMTVVVEEAGKALVPGPLFTTALLAAPLVIEGGSEEQKKNILTRMAKGEFIGTVAIAEASGRFDADGIQMKATKSGNEYTLSGEKFFVPDAHVANGMAVAVRTGGSGEKGITLVALATNSPGVTITQLKTVDMTRRLCHVKFDNAKTSELIGKEGEGWPILRRTLDIATAGLSAEMVGTAQKALDMSVEYAKTRVQFGKPIGSFQAVKHKCVDMMVAVENARSLTYYACWTVDTKGEEAATAVPMAKAYASDMAKNVTSEAIQVHGGIGFTWEHDMHLYHRRALAGEANFGNAPVHRETVAKSLLG
- a CDS encoding PhoH family protein, with product MRTVENALGVRIGVAGTALKISGAHAEQALAGKVISELYDLLKRGYQVFPSDVEYAIRIIRSDRNAELRDIFLDTVYVSANKRVISPKSTNQKLYIDAIRGHDIVFGIGPAGTGKTYLAMAMALASLMKNQVTRMVLCRPAVEAGEKLGFLPGDLAEKVNPYLRPLYDALHDMVDFDRARRMLERGTIEVAPLAFMRGRTLNDSFIILDEAQNTTSEQMKMFLTRLGYNSKAVITGDVTQIDLPSGKLSGLKEASIVLGNTAGIKFIRFNDRDVVRHRLVQSIIKAYESFSDDALPPPPPSDGNHRD
- a CDS encoding class I SAM-dependent methyltransferase, whose product is MEHKDLVREEFTRQAPGYADAPVIKDPLHLQKLLDQVKPDAAARVLEIATGPGHVALAFARVCREVIGVDLTEAPLKIAERMRAERGLANARFMQGDVEARLPFADGEFDVVICRFAVHHFEHPEKVIAEMSRLCRVGGAVAIEDLISSEHPERADYYNRYERLRDSSHTRALPLSELVRTIASVGLELVRFGSDGLMNPVERWLDAGFTPADKRAEALAMIERDLAEDLTGANPRRVDGELFFTHRTAIVVARKLKPRG
- the alaS gene encoding alanine--tRNA ligase, with amino-acid sequence MRWTTDVIRKSFLDFFEERGHAILPSAPLVPKGDPTLLFTNAGMVPFKDYFLGLRTPPNPRVADCQKCLRISGKHNDLEAVGRDTYHHTFFEMLGNWSFGDYYKEDAIRWHWELITKVWEIDPALLYATVHHEDQEAEDIWLKLGVLPKDRILRFGDKDNFWEMGETGPCGPNSEIDIDRGEGACEPEKNHPGEKCFVNVDGCSRFIELGNLVFIQYNRDASGTLTPLPKKHVDTGTGLERVAAVMQSIEQGKLLGNYDIDLFQAIIKSIERVAEQFESIARTSDRVVSLARYGDSIETDVSYRAIADHARAICFLIADGLIPGNTDREYVLRRLIRRAARHGRRIGFDDSFLFDVCRAVIAAMGSAYPELDQKKHKIINEVHIEEERFGKTLNIGLSLLGDAIKQLRLRGKSILPADSAFKLYDTYGFPLDLTQDVLREDGFTVDVAGFDSLMEQQKKRGRAARKDDAIAPEISLGAHVSSRFVGHHNYQAESEVLATGGKTGEQVAVVVAETPFYPEGGGQVGDRGVIETEAGAILEVSDTRKSDGSIVHLGRIIRGDAADFGRGARVKLTVDRLRRDATMLNHSATHILHYALREALGNQVHQAGSLVAPDRLRFDFAHQGAIKDDALESIEEEINARIRENAEVTTEEMAHDDALKAGALAFFGDKYGDRVRVVRMGDFSVELCGGTHVSRTGDIGFFKLESESGVAAGVRRIEAVTGRGALETVRKREKILEEIGAHLGARDSAAVDRLEKLLAREKELEKKLRAMEQKLAGGAAGAATDEDVREIAGVKLVIRKLDGVEPRAMREIADRMRQKHGSAVVALGSIHGEGKVALLVAVTPDLIDKIKAGDIIKAIAPIVGGTGGGRPDLAQAGGKDASKLDDALAKVASMIKPQ
- the lnt gene encoding apolipoprotein N-acyltransferase, whose translation is MISSNNLTRAGLLIASGLAVGLAFPKFDLSLLAWIGFVPMFYALEGETLRRVFWWAFLQGFAANLVGLYWIPIPIHDFADVHLAFAILPMFLLAGIVALFTALAIWSGEFVARRARIPIVVTMPLAWTAVEWIRTYYPIGFPWNLLGYTAYRNLELIQFAEFTGVYGISALIVFFNAVVYTVIFRRGSNRLLIASLAALTSLMLILFGFGAWRIANLKTIAPEGSFRVAMVQGNIPQSLKWNPEFLPHSYKVYQDESVAAARRGADLIVWPEAAAAFLFQPDDRYPADWAEDAAYRTALLTMAQRIGDPILFGAPAMAHSDGRPGFYNRAYLVSARGEVTSHYDKMQLVPFGEYVPARALLGSFVNRIVEGFGDLIPGDRQTLFSVKGATLGILICYESIFPDFTRREVADGATVLINITNDAWYGQSSAPYQALAMAAMRSVETKVPMVRVANTGISTIIEPSGEITHRTPLFKRGTEIETVRWRRVQTAYTRVGDLFSEICFVLMAIGLIFAWRWPREALPITVIASPALHSNGRG
- a CDS encoding tail fiber domain-containing protein, whose protein sequence is MKKTATNLLFSISAVLVFALSLATSASGGTNTGLGDGAFIGGNTGGYNTGLGYYAFSTHSSGWENTAVGAQALLNDTTGYYNTATGVNALYSNSSGYYNTADGDRALFSNTGGYYNTATGYYSLELNTTGQENTATGVQALWHNTIGNDNTATGANSLLSNTSGSYNTATGWDSLFSNTTGSYNTATGLQALYSNTTGHDNTADGVGALAFNTTGYSNAADGVDALYHNIAGFRNVAVGEFALFGNTNGYNNTAIGYNALDQNTTGNDNTAAGMSALRNNTTGRNNSAQGASALFSNTTGIQNTVNGAQALYSNTSGSYNTAAGLQALYKNTTGPSNTALGFQAGFNLTTGKDNIEVANLGVSTDTGTIRIGTAGKQTATYIAGITGSAVSGSDVVVNGSGRLGVVVSSARYKRDIHSMDNSTDGLMKLHPVTFRYKDDPQATKQYGLVAEEVDQVYPELVVHGSDGKVESVRYSMLTSMLLNELKKQATLNQQQAERIARLAAEIASQTASTEHRVARLEAARERESATRITLEQRLAKLEQTIVAEHRGREVQAAFNH
- the ybeY gene encoding rRNA maturation RNase YbeY, producing the protein MAVEFRSATARARGYARALRTDAELLMRAAGVPDCELSVMLVSDRAIRALNRNYRHLDLPADVLSFSQLEEVDVPPPDPRALINRRGLPLGDVVISIDTAARQARELSIDIPSRLRALLIHGFLHLIGYDHERSPAEARRMFARARALESRIAPPKEISRPRTKTRARKAASGRVIAR